The genomic window CGGGTCAAAGctctccagagccctgccagctgcCTGCCGCGGCCGCCCTGGCACTCCCGTTCGCTCGCGGTAGACCCCAGCACCTCTAACCTACTTCACAAACTAGGGGCCTTGGCGAAGTTCACAAAGCTTTTCGGGCGGCGTGGGACCCAGGGCAGGCGGGCGCCGCACAACTAGGCAGGCGCAGGGCACGAGCCGAGGCTAACTTCAGCCCGCGGCGCGCGACGCCAGCCAAAGCCGCTGCCCCTACCTAAGATGGCGTCCCATGCCGCTTCCTCCGCCTCCGCGGCCGCTTCCTGCAGATCGCCCAGGTTCAATCAGCAGCCGACAACTGTCTAGGGCCGTGGGCGGGCAACACCACCAGCCAATAGGAATGGGCAGCGTGGAGCCGCCCGTCTGGGCTCCGAGGAGCGTGGACCAATGAATGTGAGATGAGTGGGTGGGCTCTGGGGCCTCCCGCCAATCGGAAGCTACGGCGCGCAGCCGAGATCTGGAGGCAGTGCGGTTCGGCAGGCGCGGTTCagtcgggcggcggcggcggaggaggaggaggatgttgGCTACGCACGGGCTAGCGGTGGCGCTGGCTCTGAGCGTGCTGCCGGGCAGCCGGGCGCTTCGGCCAGGCGACTGCGAAGgtgcggcggggctgggggccgcgtGTGGAGGCCGGCCTGGCGGGGGCGCTGATGCCGACCTAAACACGGAGCGTCGGATAGACCCGGATTGGAGCGGGTGGGGGCGGCGGCGGACCGGAGGAGGGGCAGGTGCCGGGCCATAAAAACATTGGTCCAAGGGGACAACGTCGGAACTGAAGGGTGCTGAAAACTTGGCCGAAAACTGAGACGACGTCGGAGATTTGAGTCCTCTCCCCATTCTAATCAGTTTCTCAAGTGGCCCTGTCCTGTTTCGGGACGGGACGGCCTTGGGCACCGCGCCCGGTCTGGTAGGGTTTTTGAAGCCACACCCCAGGGTCTGATGTTGTATTTGCAAAAGAGCGGCATTTTTGTCGTTTTTCTCCTCGGCCTCCAGTTTGACCGTTTCTGAGGTCACAGAGAACCTATCTCAAGGACACGTGTTCATTTTCGTCTTAAACTTTATAGAAAGAGCAGGGACTAGCCCTGTTGTGGGTCATTGGGTGATGTTTGTTCTTGCATGTCCGGGTGTAAGAGGGGACACCAGCATCTTGGAGTACTGTACACCTGGGAAAAATGGGTGATGAAGAAACTCACCTCTTCGTGTCTGTTAAAAATTGCTGGTGGAGTGCCTTGGTGGATTGGGTGCAACTTGATTTGCTGAGCATGTCCcctctttttttcagtttgcaTTTCTTATCTGGGAAGATTTTACCAGGACCTCAAAGACAGAGATGTCACATTCTCACCAGCCTCAATTGAAAAAGAGCTAATAAAATTCTGCCGAGATGCAAGAAGCAAAGAGAATCGGTTGGTGAGTAAGTAGCCAGTGACCCTGCCCACTTGTCTATTCAGCAGGCCAGCTGTTCTGTGAACTATGCAGGACTGAATCCCTGCAGTTGTGATTGTCTTTTATGCTGTTAGATTTGATAAAACAACTGTTGTATGCTGGGAACTGGAAATATCAGGGGAAATAAGTAATAATAGGACAAAAAATGTGTTGGCGTGAAGAAAAGGGACCAAGTACAAAGATTGAGTGTTGATTCAGACAGCAACCAATCTCTGTGCTGGAGGAAAGCTTCCCAAGCAGAGGGAACTACTAGTGTTCGTCCACAACCGTTAGAAAGAGCTCAGTATGTGTGAGGCAGAGAAGATAATTGTGTAGAAAGGGTGGTAGGGCCAAATTAAGGACAAGTGCACTATTGAAACAATAGTTTTGTAACTTAGTTTTCCTGGCAGTCTCTGGCTTGTATCTCTGCTTAAAGGTTTGAACTTAATCAGCTtactcaatggctgaataaatagcagtactacattttttttttttaatttgaacttAAGGAGAGATATCTCaataggctggagcacaggcctttGATGCAGGCTACATGAATTCAGCACCAAGTAtcgccaggggtagcccctgagcacccctaagtgtggcccaaaaactgtaACAGATAAATGAAGGTACAGACctttgctcaaagggctggggcataGGCTTTAAAAGCAGGAGTCCTGGGTGTTCGCTCTCTAGTACTAAGTGAtcccgagcgctgccaggtgtgatctaaaacaAGATGGACTCTGCCTGCCTTTAGTCAGTCAGTTCTGGGGTCGAGCATGTATTAAGAGACAAGGGTTTATAAAGACTGAATCTATAATTGCTTATAAAGgcagcacatgaaaaaataagaCCCCAGAGAAGAGGGTGATggtttgaaatatttatataatttgggGGAAAGTCTTTTGAGTAGTACCTCCTAATGGCCATTTTCCTTTCTTGCTGCAGTGCTACTACATTGGGGCCACAGATGATGCTGCCACAAAGATCATCAATGAAGTGTCTAAGCCCCTGTCACATCACATCCCTGTGGAGAAAATATGCGAGAAGCTCAAGAAGAAAGATAGCCAGATCTGTGAGCTGAAGTATGGTGAGTGTGGCCAGACCTTGCTTAACAAGCACTGTGTACCTCTGGCTTTAgaccttaaatttattttctaaggtTGGGAGAGTCAGATGGTCGATGGGCCATGATATTTGATCGTGGTctcaaatatttgatatttgagcGTGGTCTGTggctaagtgtgtgtgtggggaggatgTGGGGGGTTGATTGCAGATGAGGCGAATTATAGGATGGCTGTTAATCCAGCAAAGGCTAATGTAATAGAAGTGCATTCCAGAGGAAATAGGCAGTGCAAGGAtagccagaaggaaagaaagtcagGGTTGGGTCACAGAGCACTTAATAAAGGTTTTAGTCTGAGTTGGGAGCATTTGTTTTTGAGCAGAGAAGGGATGTGGTCTGCTTGGGTATATCAGGCTTTTTCTGGCTGCAGTTTTGGAAGGCCTAGCACTCAATATAAAGTGCTCAAAGAGTCAAGTCCCTGAGTCATGGGCACCACAGCATCTCTTACTGAATAGGTCTCTGGTGAATGAAAAGCACAGTACACATTTTCATAGAGGTAGGACCAGAAGTAGTTGCCTTCTTCTGTAAGACGTAAACACATGTGTTGTGCCTTGAGGTCCCAGGACCTTTGCCCACTTGTCTCAAGGATACCTGGTCTGCG from Sorex araneus isolate mSorAra2 chromosome 4, mSorAra2.pri, whole genome shotgun sequence includes these protein-coding regions:
- the MANF gene encoding mesencephalic astrocyte-derived neurotrophic factor — translated: MLATHGLAVALALSVLPGSRALRPGDCEVCISYLGRFYQDLKDRDVTFSPASIEKELIKFCRDARSKENRLCYYIGATDDAATKIINEVSKPLSHHIPVEKICEKLKKKDSQICELKYDKQIDLSTVDLKKLRVKELKKILDDWGESCKGCAEKSDFIRKINELMPKYAPKAASSRTDL